One window of the Vigna radiata var. radiata cultivar VC1973A chromosome 1, Vradiata_ver6, whole genome shotgun sequence genome contains the following:
- the LOC106760216 gene encoding uncharacterized protein LOC106760216 → MVTTRNTTAEDPAEAIRALRQQMEDMRRQHEQELSAVREECAARIAREREIREKGILHPDGVSNGQQAIWCRAFSLSLEGEALEWFNALPAGSIQSFEGLKEMFGRQFAGSRAEDPTVFELSNLRQGKDETLKAFMDRYQKMVRRVKGLNVELALQYVMPALRPGPFKDSVCRKRPKTMEELRERAADEMRVEEMKQAYKKESQESKEKAEGKKPDGSSRMGGFKPREAPRGPKFQQYTPLNAPPARILQEALSVNLILPLKKRPTPAGADGNKHCLYHQNMGHTTEECVTLRD, encoded by the exons ATGGTGACCACCAGGAACACGACCGCTGAGGACCCGGCGGAGGCGATCAGAGCTTTGCGACAGCAGATGGAGGACATGAGGCGGCAACACGAGCAAGAGTTATCGGCGGTGAGAGAGGAGTGTGCCGCTCGGATTGCCCGAGAGCGAGAAATCAGGGAGAAAG GCATTCTCCACCCGGATGGCGTTTCGAACGGGCAACAGGCAATTTGGTGCCGAGCTTTCTCCCTTTCATTAGAAGGTGAGGCGCTCGAATGGTTTAATGCTTTACCTGCGGGATCCATCCAGAGTTTTGAGGGGTTGAAGGAGATGTTCGGGAGACAATTCGCTGGTAGCCGGGCCGAAGACCCCACGGTCTTTGAACTTTCCAATCTTAGGCAGGGGAAAGATGAGACGCTGAAAGCATTCATGGACCGCTATCAGAAGATGGTCCGAAGGGTTAAGGGGTTAAACGTTGAATTGGCCCTGCAATATGTGATGCCCGCCCTTCGCCCAGGTCCCTTTAAGGATAGTGTGTGCCGGAAGAGACCGAAGACCATGGAGGAGTTGAGAGAGCGGGCGGCAGATGAAATGAGGGTGGAGGAGATGAAGCAAGCTTACAAGAAGGAAAGCCAGGAGTCAAAGGAAAAGGCCGAGGGGAAGAAACCCGACGGGTCCTCGAGGATGGGGGGCTTCAAGCCGCGGGAGGCCCCCCGAGGACCCAAGTTCCAACAGTATACCCCACTGAACGCCCCTCCTGCGCGTATCTTGCAAGAGGCACTAAGTGTCAATTTGATTCTCCCCCTGAAGAAGCGGCCTACACCGGCGGGTGCTGATGGCAATAAGCATTGCCTGTATCACCAGAACATGGGGCATACCACGGAGGAGTGTGTGACCCTGCGAGACTAG